In Acidimicrobiia bacterium, a single genomic region encodes these proteins:
- a CDS encoding ABC transporter ATP-binding protein, whose protein sequence is MNGRFLSVDPPDLGTVATAKGLARLWRDQGRLVVVGLVCAFAYSGLSLAIPIVIRHAIDRSIAPTNGHRAALWPYLVAVVGLATLRFLLNFTRRYATSRTGIRVEWRMRELLYQSYLRYPRAFYDRHATGQVVSRATNDLYPIRYFIGWGMTQGLQSLMMIFGIAVVLFLVNVKLAAIALVAMPLVGVLAFMFARRVMPISRHVQQLKADVTEAADEAVVGIEMVQAFGREDDVQARFTTKAEAVRDGVLRQARVEAAFLPGLLFLPTLSIGAVVLFGGHDVIGGTLTYGEFFLFYQLLLQLVWPLEALGWILSLAQRATASASRSFAWLRGIETIPEPEQPRALPAGDVGVTFDGVRFSYGTGSEVLSGVDLDLAPGEIVAVCGPTGAGKSSLLNLVPRFYDPTEGRVLIGGIDVRDLRIADLHAAVAIVTQRPILFSIPLRDNLTAARPDAPWDEVVAACEASGVAHFAAELPDGYDTLIGERGVNLSGGQRQRVALARALVADARVVVLDDPMSAVDTQTERHLITNLRPALTGRTVLVAAQRLSTVLLADRAVVIDDGVIVEQGPPYELLERSGAFSTLFGEEVLAA, encoded by the coding sequence GTGAACGGGCGCTTTCTCTCGGTCGATCCTCCCGATCTCGGCACCGTCGCGACCGCGAAGGGGCTCGCGCGGCTGTGGCGCGACCAGGGACGGCTCGTCGTCGTCGGGCTCGTCTGCGCGTTCGCCTACAGCGGGCTCTCGCTCGCGATCCCGATCGTCATCCGCCACGCGATCGATCGCTCGATCGCCCCGACGAACGGCCACCGCGCTGCGCTGTGGCCCTACCTCGTGGCGGTCGTCGGGCTCGCGACGCTGCGCTTCCTCCTCAACTTCACGCGCCGCTACGCGACGTCGCGAACCGGCATCCGCGTCGAGTGGCGGATGCGCGAGCTGCTCTACCAGTCCTACCTGCGCTACCCGCGCGCGTTCTACGACCGGCATGCCACCGGCCAGGTCGTGTCGCGCGCGACGAACGACCTCTACCCGATCCGCTACTTCATCGGCTGGGGCATGACGCAGGGGCTTCAGTCCCTGATGATGATCTTCGGGATTGCGGTCGTCCTGTTTCTCGTGAACGTCAAGCTCGCCGCGATCGCCCTCGTGGCGATGCCGCTCGTCGGGGTGCTCGCGTTCATGTTCGCGCGGCGGGTCATGCCGATCTCGCGGCACGTGCAGCAGCTCAAGGCCGACGTGACCGAGGCCGCCGACGAGGCGGTGGTCGGGATCGAGATGGTGCAGGCGTTCGGCCGCGAGGACGACGTCCAGGCACGCTTCACGACCAAGGCCGAGGCCGTGCGCGACGGCGTCCTCCGCCAGGCGCGCGTCGAGGCGGCGTTCCTGCCCGGTCTCCTCTTCCTGCCGACGCTCTCGATCGGCGCGGTCGTGCTGTTCGGCGGGCACGACGTGATCGGCGGGACGCTGACCTACGGCGAGTTCTTCCTCTTCTACCAGCTGTTGCTGCAGCTGGTCTGGCCGCTCGAGGCACTCGGCTGGATCCTGTCGCTCGCGCAGCGGGCGACGGCGTCCGCGTCGCGCAGCTTCGCGTGGCTCCGGGGCATCGAGACGATTCCCGAGCCCGAGCAGCCGCGCGCGCTGCCCGCGGGCGACGTCGGCGTCACGTTCGACGGCGTGCGCTTCTCGTACGGCACCGGCAGCGAGGTGTTGTCCGGCGTCGACCTCGACCTCGCGCCCGGCGAGATCGTCGCCGTCTGCGGCCCGACCGGTGCGGGAAAGTCGTCGCTGCTCAACCTCGTGCCGCGCTTCTACGACCCGACGGAAGGTCGTGTGCTCATCGGCGGCATCGACGTGCGCGACCTGCGGATCGCCGACCTCCACGCCGCGGTCGCGATCGTGACGCAGCGGCCGATCCTGTTCTCGATCCCGCTGCGCGACAACCTCACCGCCGCCCGCCCGGACGCGCCGTGGGACGAAGTCGTCGCGGCCTGCGAGGCGTCGGGCGTTGCGCACTTCGCGGCCGAGCTGCCCGACGGCTACGACACGCTGATCGGCGAGCGCGGCGTCAACCTTTCCGGCGGGCAGCGCCAGCGCGTCGCACTGGCGCGCGCACTGGTCGCCGACGCGCGCGTGGTCGTCCTCGACGATCCGATGTCGGCGGTCGACACGCAGACCGAGCGGCATCTGATCACGAACCTCCGCCCCGCGCTCACGGG